From Pedobacter cryoconitis, one genomic window encodes:
- a CDS encoding YfiT family bacillithiol transferase, which translates to MMENFNEEHAFPIGRYVPAETYTPQSLNSWINSIRSLPLLLDYCIENLDEAQLNVPYREGGWNTIQVIHHIADSHMNAYIRLKLALTEDRPTIKPYEEQLWAELPDVTDVPLNVSITLVHALHRRWTSLLLQLKDEDWKREYHHPASDTYVPLWQMTSLYNWHGKHHAEQILSLRKRMGW; encoded by the coding sequence ATGATGGAGAATTTTAATGAAGAACATGCTTTCCCGATCGGACGTTATGTTCCAGCCGAAACTTATACCCCACAATCACTAAACTCCTGGATAAATTCTATCAGATCTCTTCCTTTGTTACTGGATTATTGTATCGAAAATCTGGATGAAGCACAATTGAATGTTCCTTACAGAGAAGGAGGATGGAATACCATACAGGTAATTCATCATATAGCCGATAGCCATATGAACGCTTATATCAGGCTGAAACTGGCGCTAACAGAAGACCGCCCCACCATTAAACCTTATGAAGAACAACTTTGGGCAGAGTTACCTGATGTTACGGATGTGCCTTTAAATGTTTCTATCACATTGGTTCACGCTTTACACCGCCGCTGGACATCTTTGCTTTTACAACTCAAAGACGAGGATTGGAAACGTGAATACCATCATCCCGCTTCGGATACTTATGTCCCCTTATGGCAAATGACAAGTCTGTATAACTGGCACGGTAAACACCATGCGGAACAGATTTTATCATTACGCAAAAGAATGGGCTGGTAG
- a CDS encoding VOC family protein, producing the protein MKELRLVLTVDNLDEIIDFYKNQVGLTESLSWDSPTGKGIILEAGKASLELIDRKHKDFIDKMEVGKAGVSGDVRIALNFGSQMPEKSKQLLRNGAKPLGKLTSAPWSDIMRIEDPAGMQITLFEKSTITDKK; encoded by the coding sequence ATGAAAGAATTAAGATTGGTACTAACCGTAGATAACCTAGATGAAATCATTGATTTCTATAAAAATCAAGTAGGCTTAACTGAATCACTTTCCTGGGATAGTCCAACCGGAAAAGGAATTATTTTAGAAGCAGGAAAAGCATCGTTAGAGCTTATAGATAGAAAACATAAGGATTTTATTGATAAAATGGAAGTAGGCAAAGCTGGAGTTTCTGGCGATGTTAGGATTGCGCTAAATTTTGGCAGTCAAATGCCGGAAAAATCGAAACAACTTTTACGAAATGGCGCTAAACCACTAGGGAAATTAACGAGCGCACCCTGGAGTGATATTATGCGTATAGAAGATCCCGCTGGTATGCAGATTACATTGTTTGAAAAATCAACAATAACCGATAAGAAATAA
- a CDS encoding aldo/keto reductase → MQKRKLGNSGLEVSALGFGCMGLNFLDGKGLDKKEAITLLRNAVERGITFFDTAEAYGPYTNEEIVGEALHPFRKDVVIATKFGCKDARPAVGLDSRPETIRAVTESALKRLKTDYIDLLYQHRVDPNVPIEEVAGTVKDLIQEGKVKYFGLSEASAKTIRKAHSIQPVSALQSEYSLFWREPEDEIIPTLEKLGIGFVPFSPLGKGFLTGIINKKLEDIDRRNIIPRFSEENIKANLVLVDALSEIAQQKNITTSQLALAWLLAQKPWIVPIPGTTKLHRLEENIGSINIVLTVDELAKIDTTVNGITLVGDRYPEFLEKQIDK, encoded by the coding sequence ATGCAAAAGAGAAAATTAGGAAATAGCGGATTAGAAGTTTCCGCATTAGGCTTTGGTTGCATGGGTTTAAACTTTTTGGACGGCAAAGGTCTTGATAAGAAAGAGGCCATAACATTACTACGCAACGCAGTTGAAAGAGGTATCACATTTTTTGATACCGCAGAAGCCTACGGACCTTACACCAATGAAGAAATTGTTGGCGAGGCATTACATCCTTTTAGAAAAGATGTAGTAATAGCCACAAAATTTGGTTGTAAAGATGCCAGACCAGCAGTAGGTTTAGACAGCAGACCCGAAACTATAAGAGCAGTAACCGAATCGGCTCTAAAAAGGTTAAAAACAGATTACATTGATCTGCTTTATCAGCACAGAGTTGACCCTAATGTTCCGATAGAAGAGGTTGCAGGAACAGTGAAAGACCTGATACAAGAGGGCAAAGTAAAATATTTCGGTTTATCTGAAGCAAGTGCTAAAACTATCCGAAAAGCACATTCAATTCAACCTGTATCAGCATTACAAAGCGAATACTCTTTGTTTTGGCGTGAGCCAGAAGATGAAATCATACCTACTTTAGAGAAGTTAGGAATTGGTTTCGTTCCATTTAGTCCTTTGGGCAAAGGCTTCCTCACAGGTATAATAAACAAAAAATTAGAGGATATCGACCGAAGAAATATTATTCCTCGTTTCAGCGAAGAAAATATAAAGGCCAACCTGGTTTTAGTAGATGCGCTTTCAGAAATTGCTCAACAAAAAAATATTACAACCAGCCAATTAGCATTAGCTTGGCTGTTAGCTCAAAAGCCCTGGATAGTACCAATCCCCGGGACTACAAAATTGCATCGTTTAGAGGAAAACATTGGCAGTATAAATATTGTATTAACGGTCGATGAACTTGCAAAAATTGATACGACTGTAAATGGAATTACGCTTGTAGGCGACCGCTATCCTGAATTTTTAGAAAAACAAATAGACAAATAA
- a CDS encoding Fic family protein → MDLQIIPKDLLEQYKTTVNEKALFTAFNQLEDAPLSTEEFSFYTSVASVYSSKIEGEAIELDSYIKHKRFHIEFQPDYTRKIDDLYLAYQFASENRPDKETFAEMHSLLARHIVSTNWLGKFRNQNMFVTTKDGRIEYVAATPFEVPSEMDKLYTDLEILLNTELTISETFFFASMIHLVFVKIHPWNDGNGRSGRLFEKWFLAQKLGNKAWFIQSEKYYYTQHETYYNNIRALGLEYQDLDYLKALSFLLMLPKSVLEKD, encoded by the coding sequence ATGGATTTACAAATCATCCCAAAAGACTTGCTTGAACAGTACAAGACGACTGTTAATGAGAAAGCTTTATTTACAGCATTTAATCAATTGGAAGACGCTCCTCTTTCTACAGAGGAATTTAGTTTTTATACTTCAGTAGCATCCGTCTATTCCAGCAAAATCGAAGGGGAAGCTATAGAATTAGATTCTTACATCAAACACAAGCGTTTTCACATTGAATTTCAACCTGATTATACCCGCAAGATAGACGATCTGTACCTTGCTTACCAATTCGCTTCAGAAAACAGACCAGATAAAGAGACGTTTGCAGAGATGCATTCCCTTTTAGCCAGACATATCGTCTCTACAAACTGGCTGGGAAAGTTCAGAAATCAAAATATGTTTGTCACCACAAAAGACGGTCGTATTGAGTATGTAGCAGCAACTCCTTTTGAAGTGCCGTCTGAAATGGATAAATTGTACACTGATTTGGAGATATTATTGAATACTGAACTAACTATATCAGAGACTTTCTTTTTTGCCAGCATGATTCATCTCGTATTTGTAAAAATACATCCTTGGAACGATGGGAACGGGCGTAGTGGACGTTTGTTTGAGAAATGGTTTCTTGCTCAGAAATTAGGAAATAAAGCTTGGTTTATACAGTCTGAAAAATACTATTATACTCAGCATGAAACTTACTACAATAACATTAGAGCCTTAGGACTAGAGTATCAGGATCTGGATTATTTAAAAGCGCTATCATTCTTATTGATGCTACCAAAGTCTGTATTAGAGAAAGATTAA
- a CDS encoding aldo/keto reductase — translation MILRWLIQKEAMVTPKSAHIKRMNENFNVFDFELSADDLTAIKSLDKGSGLIDSV, via the coding sequence GTGATTCTACGATGGTTAATCCAAAAAGAAGCCATGGTTACTCCGAAATCAGCACATATAAAAAGGATGAATGAAAATTTCAATGTATTTGACTTTGAGTTGTCTGCCGATGATCTGACAGCCATCAAATCGTTAGATAAAGGTAGCGGACTAATTGATAGTGTTTAA
- a CDS encoding Crp/Fnr family transcriptional regulator: MHNFQALFDYVQKLSGKTLSADDKQIFISHFKPKKIRKRQYFLQEGDVCKYTGFIVKGAAKTFTVDEKGHEHILKLSVENWWLADFESFYKLTPSRFNIEALEDMEILQITHGLVEEFIKPIPAFSAMQNVLSQNNTIAAQKRMQSSISQTGEERFQELVNDYPHFIQRFPQNLIASYLGLTPETLSRIRKNSSK; encoded by the coding sequence ATGCATAATTTTCAAGCGCTGTTCGATTACGTTCAAAAACTTTCCGGCAAAACACTTTCAGCGGATGATAAGCAAATATTCATCTCACATTTCAAACCCAAAAAAATCCGGAAGCGACAATACTTTTTACAGGAAGGGGATGTATGTAAATATACTGGATTCATCGTGAAAGGCGCTGCCAAGACGTTTACGGTAGATGAAAAAGGACATGAGCATATATTAAAATTAAGTGTTGAAAACTGGTGGTTAGCCGATTTTGAAAGTTTTTACAAATTGACACCAAGCCGTTTTAACATAGAGGCGCTGGAGGATATGGAGATCTTACAAATAACCCATGGCCTGGTAGAGGAATTCATAAAGCCCATTCCTGCCTTTTCAGCGATGCAAAACGTACTTAGTCAAAATAATACTATAGCTGCCCAGAAAAGAATGCAATCTTCCATCAGTCAAACTGGCGAAGAACGATTTCAAGAACTCGTTAACGATTATCCACACTTTATACAGCGGTTCCCGCAAAATTTAATTGCTTCTTACCTGGGTTTAACACCGGAAACCCTGAGCCGGATCAGGAAGAACTCCTCAAAATAA
- a CDS encoding transposase encodes MPSATQSLLSLFLPEFILENFEFTNVIEDPDTFHIQLEEINTLPIEWNSIKVQSKGFFPEIVVQDFPIRGHKVFYHIKRRRWINLESGKVIYRDWTLVEKGTRMTGDFAAFLKEINRYSPE; translated from the coding sequence ATGCCATCTGCTACCCAATCCTTACTGAGCCTGTTTCTACCAGAATTTATCCTGGAGAATTTTGAATTTACCAATGTCATCGAAGATCCCGATACTTTTCACATCCAGTTAGAAGAGATCAATACCCTTCCTATAGAGTGGAATTCGATTAAGGTTCAGTCCAAAGGTTTTTTTCCAGAGATTGTGGTGCAGGATTTCCCTATTCGAGGTCATAAAGTATTTTATCACATCAAGCGTCGGCGCTGGATCAATCTGGAAAGCGGTAAGGTGATCTACCGGGATTGGACATTAGTAGAAAAGGGAACGCGAATGACAGGAGATTTCGCGGCTTTTTTAAAAGAAATCAATCGATACAGCCCCGAATAG
- a CDS encoding transposase: protein MSHGELYTIVTNKAAKGKKGAIVAIVAGTKAETVILVLQRIPERTRKKVAEITLDMAGNMELICKRCFPQATRVTDRFHVQKLATEALQEMRIKHRWEAMDAENEAIEASKRSGHPLQSEMLHNGDTIKQLLARSRYVLYKRPTAWTASQKDRAALLFERFPDLKTAYGLSMGLSQLFENTKDKVFALANLAKWHERVRQTGFKAFNTIARSIQSHYQTILNYFDRRSTNASAESFNAKIKAFRPQFRGVKNIEFFLYRLTQLYA, encoded by the coding sequence TTGTCGCACGGTGAATTGTATACGATCGTTACTAATAAAGCTGCTAAGGGTAAGAAAGGTGCTATCGTTGCTATTGTAGCGGGCACCAAGGCCGAAACAGTGATTTTAGTACTGCAAAGAATTCCTGAAAGGACAAGAAAGAAAGTCGCTGAAATTACCCTGGACATGGCAGGTAATATGGAACTGATCTGTAAACGTTGTTTTCCCCAGGCAACCCGGGTAACTGATCGTTTTCATGTGCAGAAACTGGCAACAGAGGCATTACAGGAAATGCGGATCAAACATCGATGGGAAGCTATGGATGCAGAAAATGAAGCTATTGAAGCCTCGAAAAGATCTGGTCATCCATTGCAGTCAGAAATGCTTCACAATGGAGATACCATCAAGCAGTTATTAGCTCGTAGCAGATATGTATTGTATAAAAGACCTACAGCCTGGACAGCTAGCCAGAAAGATCGTGCAGCACTCTTATTCGAAAGATTTCCTGACCTTAAAACGGCATACGGACTTAGTATGGGGCTCAGTCAGCTATTTGAAAACACAAAAGATAAGGTATTTGCACTGGCTAACCTGGCCAAATGGCATGAGAGAGTTAGACAAACAGGTTTTAAAGCATTCAATACTATTGCCAGGTCTATACAAAGTCATTATCAAACGATATTGAATTACTTTGACCGTAGATCGACCAATGCATCAGCAGAATCCTTCAATGCAAAAATTAAGGCATTCAGGCCACAATTCAGAGGAGTCAAAAACATTGAATTCTTCCTGTACAGACTAACTCAACTTTATGCGTAG
- a CDS encoding SDR family oxidoreductase, producing MQNIKGKVVAITGASSGMGTAIAIELAKNGAKVVLGARRTSQLQQIVEEIKSTGGEATYAKIDVKNKVDLVRFVNTAVDRYGVLDVIVNNAGVSQLSRIDELDIDDWEEMIDINLKGVLYGMAAAIPIFKQQQSGHIVNIISTSGIKIVPMQGVYAGTKNAIRTIAEAFRQESDGNIRITGISPGFVKTDFANNIKNEEMKTAIQRGMEQIAIDPIAIANAVIYAISQPNDVEIGDIVIRPSKQN from the coding sequence ATGCAAAATATTAAAGGAAAAGTAGTTGCTATTACAGGTGCAAGTAGTGGAATGGGCACGGCCATTGCAATAGAATTAGCAAAAAACGGTGCAAAGGTTGTTTTGGGTGCAAGGCGAACAAGCCAATTACAACAAATTGTTGAAGAAATTAAAAGCACAGGTGGGGAAGCCACCTATGCTAAAATTGATGTAAAGAATAAAGTCGATTTAGTCCGGTTTGTAAATACAGCAGTTGATAGATACGGGGTATTAGATGTCATTGTAAATAATGCAGGTGTCAGTCAATTAAGCCGTATTGACGAGTTGGATATTGATGATTGGGAAGAAATGATTGACATTAACCTCAAAGGCGTTTTGTATGGGATGGCGGCTGCAATTCCCATTTTCAAACAACAACAATCGGGACATATCGTCAATATCATTTCAACTTCAGGAATAAAGATTGTCCCAATGCAAGGTGTGTATGCAGGAACTAAAAATGCCATTCGCACTATTGCAGAAGCGTTTCGTCAGGAGTCAGACGGAAACATACGCATTACAGGCATTTCGCCGGGATTTGTGAAAACAGATTTTGCTAACAATATAAAAAACGAAGAAATGAAAACAGCTATTCAAAGAGGAATGGAACAAATTGCAATAGATCCTATAGCCATTGCCAATGCTGTAATTTATGCAATAAGTCAACCTAACGATGTTGAAATTGGCGATATTGTTATTCGTCCGTCAAAACAAAATTGA
- a CDS encoding AraC family transcriptional regulator — protein sequence MDKIINKSVLIENLELNDANSKEPSVDFYFQIIIILEGTGTRYVNHTSICYEPNDIFVFTPNDCRTFYPLTNTNFKSVKFTKQFYNQLSNVSKLNLGAIEEKINLSNIKGRKIIYEGSHDAEIIQSLVEIIEKESNSSKYQQQNLENIILVILNVIYRNIEYFQDNLESNYPEKKINAIISFIEKNIANPEKIKIEAIAREFNYSKTYINQYFKKYTKFTLKKYVETYRIAIASNHLKHSNKNIKNIALELGYTDESHFNKAFKSATGYTPSQFKK from the coding sequence ATGGACAAAATAATAAATAAAAGTGTCTTAATTGAAAACTTAGAGTTAAATGATGCTAATTCGAAAGAACCTTCTGTTGATTTTTATTTTCAAATTATAATCATTTTGGAGGGGACAGGCACACGTTATGTAAACCATACTTCCATATGTTATGAACCCAACGATATCTTTGTATTTACCCCAAATGATTGCCGGACGTTCTATCCTTTAACAAACACCAATTTTAAATCTGTTAAGTTTACCAAGCAATTTTATAATCAACTTAGCAACGTCTCAAAATTGAACCTTGGAGCAATTGAAGAAAAAATCAATCTTTCGAACATTAAGGGACGTAAGATCATTTATGAAGGATCGCATGATGCAGAAATTATTCAATCTCTTGTAGAAATAATAGAAAAAGAATCAAATAGTTCAAAATATCAGCAGCAAAATTTAGAGAATATAATATTGGTAATCTTGAATGTTATCTATAGAAATATTGAATATTTTCAGGATAACTTAGAGAGTAACTATCCTGAAAAGAAAATAAATGCAATTATTAGTTTTATAGAGAAAAATATTGCAAACCCCGAAAAAATAAAGATTGAAGCAATTGCCAGGGAATTTAATTATTCCAAAACTTACATTAATCAATATTTTAAAAAGTATACTAAATTTACTTTAAAGAAATATGTGGAAACTTACCGTATTGCAATTGCCAGCAATCACTTAAAACATAGCAATAAAAATATCAAAAATATAGCATTGGAACTTGGCTATACAGATGAAAGCCACTTTAATAAAGCCTTTAAATCGGCAACAGGTTATACACCCAGCCAATTTAAAAAGTAG
- a CDS encoding HD family phosphohydrolase, protein MAKIKKNSHKILYRKYSSNIKYIMMVLTVLIITFFLPKQPRFRYEFQKGKVWLNKDLVSPFSFAILKTNPQVITDKQDALENVLPIYRYSPELYTAVEEAYSNEFDVKWRGNAFPEEEKTPNKIASLKLLKSIYEKGIIAVNPKHQKGRKYYDISLLNNNISKTISTQDVFTVQTALDYFNTTFTSTKVKEKEVVMNLVEDHLQPNIVFDEKLTAIVQNNTINSLSTTRGMVQKGELIIAKNNVIDDEVYQKLQSFKETYEAQTKTIGDSKLVYLGQILLVGFILSLLMVFLSMFRKDIFSDNRQLSLLLLIITMLLLALTWSIKLNLPSLYYIPFCIVPIIIRILFDTRLALYLHLLVILIAGFFVPNSFEFVFYQVTAGMVAIYSIRNLIKREQLLLSALFILTAYFICFVGIALLRDGSFQEIEWINFVPFIISVLLSLLAYPLIYAFERVFGITSDVALIELTNTNNKLLRELAFKAPGTFQHSLQVANLAEAAIFKIGGNSLLVRAGALYHDIGKIENPQYFIENQNTTLSPHDKLPYEQSAQIIIKHVHKGIEITRRHQLPESVIDFIRTHHGNTRVDYFYQSFLKNSPEKFVDENIFRYPGPIPFSKETGVLMLADSVEAASRSIKNPNAQNINDLVERIINYKLEQNQLDNCDLTLKDIETIKLIFKTMLMSIYHVRIDYLQNV, encoded by the coding sequence TTGGCTAAAATCAAAAAGAATTCCCATAAAATCCTTTACAGAAAGTATTCTTCTAATATTAAATATATTATGATGGTGCTTACTGTACTTATCATTACGTTCTTTTTACCCAAACAACCGCGTTTCAGGTATGAATTTCAGAAGGGTAAAGTTTGGTTGAATAAAGACCTGGTGTCTCCATTTAGCTTTGCAATTTTGAAGACCAATCCACAAGTGATTACGGATAAACAGGACGCATTGGAGAACGTACTGCCGATATACCGGTACAGTCCGGAGTTGTATACAGCAGTGGAAGAAGCTTATAGCAACGAGTTTGATGTAAAATGGCGTGGAAATGCTTTTCCTGAAGAAGAAAAAACACCAAATAAAATAGCCTCCCTGAAATTATTAAAAAGTATTTATGAAAAGGGAATTATTGCGGTTAACCCGAAACATCAGAAAGGCCGCAAATATTATGATATATCCCTGCTGAATAATAATATTTCAAAGACGATCAGTACACAGGATGTATTTACTGTACAAACTGCGCTTGATTATTTCAATACGACCTTCACTTCTACTAAAGTTAAAGAGAAAGAGGTGGTGATGAATTTGGTGGAGGATCATTTACAGCCCAATATCGTTTTTGATGAAAAGTTAACTGCAATTGTACAGAACAATACAATAAACAGCCTTTCTACCACTCGTGGAATGGTTCAAAAAGGAGAATTAATCATTGCTAAAAATAATGTGATTGATGATGAAGTGTATCAAAAGCTTCAATCTTTCAAAGAAACCTATGAAGCGCAAACCAAGACTATCGGAGATAGTAAGTTGGTTTACCTCGGCCAGATCTTACTGGTAGGTTTTATTCTCAGCTTGCTGATGGTTTTTCTTTCGATGTTCAGAAAAGATATTTTTAGTGATAACAGACAGTTATCATTGTTATTACTGATCATTACGATGCTGCTGCTTGCACTGACCTGGTCGATCAAGCTCAACCTGCCTAGTCTTTACTATATCCCATTCTGTATCGTTCCGATCATCATCAGGATCTTATTTGATACACGCCTTGCCTTGTACCTGCATTTGCTCGTAATTTTGATAGCGGGCTTCTTTGTCCCTAATAGTTTCGAATTTGTGTTTTACCAGGTAACTGCGGGTATGGTTGCGATCTATAGTATCAGAAACCTGATTAAAAGAGAGCAATTGTTATTATCTGCGTTATTCATCTTAACAGCTTATTTTATCTGTTTTGTTGGAATCGCTTTATTAAGGGATGGTTCATTCCAGGAAATTGAATGGATAAACTTTGTCCCTTTTATTATCAGTGTGCTTTTATCATTATTGGCTTATCCGCTGATCTATGCTTTTGAGCGTGTATTCGGTATCACTTCTGATGTTGCATTAATCGAGCTGACCAACACGAATAACAAGCTATTAAGAGAACTGGCGTTTAAAGCTCCGGGAACATTCCAGCATTCGTTACAGGTCGCCAATTTAGCCGAGGCTGCGATCTTTAAAATCGGTGGAAATTCTTTGCTGGTCAGAGCTGGTGCTTTATATCATGATATTGGTAAAATTGAGAACCCTCAATATTTTATTGAGAATCAGAATACCACTTTGAGCCCGCATGATAAATTACCTTATGAGCAGAGTGCACAGATTATTATCAAACACGTCCATAAAGGAATTGAAATCACCAGAAGGCATCAATTACCGGAAAGTGTGATTGACTTCATCAGAACGCACCATGGAAATACACGCGTAGATTATTTTTACCAGTCCTTCCTTAAGAATTCTCCGGAGAAATTTGTGGATGAAAATATCTTCCGTTACCCTGGCCCAATTCCTTTTTCTAAGGAAACAGGGGTGTTAATGCTGGCCGATTCGGTCGAAGCAGCCTCAAGAAGTATCAAAAATCCTAACGCGCAAAACATAAATGATCTGGTTGAACGCATCATTAATTACAAATTGGAACAAAATCAATTAGATAATTGCGATTTAACGTTAAAAGATATAGAAACTATAAAGCTGATATTCAAGACGATGCTTATGAGCATCTATCATGTGCGTATAGATTACCTACAAAATGTGTAA
- a CDS encoding sigma-54-dependent transcriptional regulator encodes MQQSVLIIDDEKKICSLLARIIELEGFTVFQANTGKEGLKVLANQEVHVVISDVKLPDVNGVELVKQIKEIKPYAEVINLTAFGTIQDGVKAMRNGAFDYITKGDDNDKIIPLVYKAMDKAKLQYRVFELESKIQKQYDFTSILGQSKPILAAIDLARRVAPTDTTVLLLGETGTGKEVFAQAIHFESQRKVKPFVALNCSGFNPDLLESELFGYKQGAFTGAQKDKKGLLQEANEGTLFLDEIGEMNLDLQAKLLRVLENQTFIKVGDTQTTKVNVRIIAATNRDLKTEAEEGRFRLDLFYRLSVFSIELPSLNERKGDVLLIAKHYLKQFAAKVNKPDFTMDEQFSENLLNHVWKGNIRELKNVIERVVILSDGQQLSASLLPYEFHHGAAEGGDGMKMETVEKMHIIKVLKYTGNNKTETSRLLGIGLTTLYRKLEEYHIS; translated from the coding sequence ATGCAGCAAAGTGTCCTGATTATTGATGACGAAAAAAAGATATGCAGTCTTTTAGCAAGGATTATAGAGTTAGAAGGATTTACTGTGTTTCAGGCCAATACAGGTAAAGAAGGGCTTAAAGTACTGGCTAATCAGGAAGTCCATGTAGTGATCAGTGATGTGAAGCTACCGGATGTGAATGGCGTAGAGCTGGTTAAACAAATTAAAGAAATAAAGCCTTATGCAGAAGTTATTAATCTGACTGCTTTCGGCACTATTCAGGATGGCGTGAAAGCGATGCGGAATGGTGCATTTGATTATATCACTAAAGGAGATGATAATGATAAGATCATTCCATTGGTATATAAAGCAATGGACAAAGCTAAACTCCAATACAGAGTCTTTGAACTAGAATCTAAAATACAAAAGCAATACGATTTTACTTCTATATTAGGACAGTCCAAACCTATTTTGGCCGCAATAGACCTGGCCCGCAGAGTCGCGCCAACAGATACAACAGTATTACTGTTGGGAGAAACAGGTACAGGTAAAGAAGTTTTTGCACAGGCTATTCACTTTGAAAGCCAGCGGAAAGTGAAACCCTTTGTCGCTTTAAACTGTAGTGGTTTTAATCCTGATCTGCTCGAAAGTGAGCTGTTTGGTTACAAACAAGGTGCCTTTACCGGAGCGCAGAAAGATAAAAAAGGTTTATTGCAAGAAGCAAATGAAGGCACACTCTTTTTAGATGAGATCGGGGAGATGAACCTTGATTTACAGGCTAAACTTTTAAGGGTGCTGGAAAATCAGACTTTTATCAAAGTAGGGGATACGCAAACTACTAAAGTAAATGTCCGTATTATAGCTGCAACAAACAGGGATTTGAAAACCGAAGCAGAAGAAGGGCGTTTCAGACTGGACTTGTTTTACAGGCTGTCAGTCTTTTCTATAGAGCTTCCTTCTTTAAATGAAAGAAAAGGAGATGTGTTGCTGATTGCCAAACATTACCTGAAGCAGTTTGCTGCAAAAGTAAACAAGCCAGACTTTACAATGGATGAACAGTTTAGTGAAAACCTGCTCAACCACGTTTGGAAAGGTAACATCAGGGAATTAAAGAACGTGATTGAAAGAGTGGTAATTCTATCTGACGGTCAGCAGCTGAGTGCCAGTTTACTTCCTTACGAATTTCACCATGGTGCTGCCGAAGGAGGTGACGGCATGAAAATGGAAACTGTAGAAAAAATGCATATCATTAAAGTATTAAAGTATACGGGTAATAATAAAACTGAAACCTCACGTTTACTTGGAATAGGACTAACCACACTTTATCGTAAACTGGAAGAATACCATATCTCATAA
- a CDS encoding helix-turn-helix domain-containing protein — protein sequence MQQQANINHIKSISQLVRVLGFPAPLHPLIALIDYNNVSIEMFPKGQKVSLDFYKISFKPTFTGHIKYGQGYYDFEEGGLAFLKPKQIVFPPEDIESYEGVALYFHPDFIRNYQLGKTINQYGFFSYDVSEALFLSAKEKEIIANLFATIANELDNNIDSFSQDVLVSQIELLLNYSNRFYNRQFITRKAINHDIITSLDELLNSYFEEENSLKNGLPSVKYISTELKLSQRYLSDMLSSLTGLNTQQYIQNAIIEKAKEKLSTTNLSVSEIAYELGFEHSQSFSKLFKTKTNVSPLEFRHSFN from the coding sequence ATGCAACAACAAGCTAACATCAATCACATTAAAAGTATATCACAATTGGTGCGGGTGTTGGGATTTCCTGCGCCATTGCACCCACTGATTGCATTGATTGACTATAATAATGTTTCGATTGAAATGTTTCCAAAAGGGCAAAAAGTAAGTCTTGATTTTTACAAGATTTCCTTTAAGCCTACATTCACAGGACACATAAAATACGGACAGGGATATTACGATTTTGAAGAGGGCGGATTAGCATTTTTGAAGCCGAAACAAATTGTTTTTCCACCGGAAGACATAGAAAGCTATGAGGGTGTCGCTTTGTACTTTCATCCGGACTTTATCCGGAATTATCAATTAGGAAAAACAATAAATCAATACGGCTTTTTCTCTTACGATGTTTCAGAGGCCTTATTTCTATCGGCAAAAGAAAAAGAAATCATAGCTAATTTATTTGCTACAATAGCCAATGAATTAGACAACAATATTGACAGTTTCAGCCAGGATGTTTTAGTGTCTCAAATAGAATTGTTATTGAATTATAGCAATCGTTTTTACAACAGACAATTTATCACGAGGAAAGCAATCAATCACGACATCATAACTTCTTTGGATGAACTTTTAAACAGCTATTTTGAAGAAGAAAATAGTCTGAAGAACGGCTTGCCATCAGTAAAATATATCAGTACAGAATTAAAGCTATCGCAACGCTATTTGAGTGACATGTTGAGTTCATTGACAGGGCTAAACACACAACAATACATTCAGAACGCAATCATCGAAAAAGCTAAAGAAAAACTATCAACTACAAATCTTTCCGTTTCGGAAATTGCTTATGAATTGGGCTTTGAACATTCACAATCGTTTAGCAAACTTTTCAAAACAAAGACAAATGTTTCGCCTTTGGAGTTCAGACATTCGTTTAATTAA